The Triticum aestivum cultivar Chinese Spring chromosome 3A, IWGSC CS RefSeq v2.1, whole genome shotgun sequence genome includes a region encoding these proteins:
- the LOC123060990 gene encoding NAC domain-containing protein 74: METLRDMALPPGFGFHPKDTELVAHYLKKKILGQKIEYDIIPEVDIYKHEPWDLPAKCNVPTQDNKWHFFAARDRKYPNGARSNRATVAGYWKSTGKDRAIKVDKRTIGTKKTLVFHEGRPPTGKRTEWIMHEYYIDENECQACPDMKDAFVLCKVTKRIDWTSENGNEVGNNNPQPQQANVAAILAVSVEQPDTAASSIIGDELPSDAATVAIPAHTTPDGNDDLKEWLEELLDTSFDPSANTAVDSISAQLSPDEQNAESSNIGAMAPKVELDYASPNQTVVDDTDFLLPDDIHSMLYPGSDDFTSWQQTYFTAADPFSLSNNFMEEFQMKELQLPLENNGPNLYEPADTGIVVRTRHGGTSAASAPPYKARLQQSLGRMVTSSSESINQTIKFVDNNGHLDLMTNVKHQKKHVRDITSARQSDAKKCGGHNNQGFLRGIQRAFRGCSATGLNILVALCMVGVAAAILHHGRHRGGISL; encoded by the exons ATGGAAACTCTACGTGACATGGCTCTGCCACCAGGATTTGGATTCCATCCCAAGGACACTGAACTCGTTGCTCACTATCTGAAAAAGAAAATACTCGGTCAGAAAATCGAATATGACATTATACCAGAGGTGGATATATACAAGCATGAACCATGGGATTTACCTG CAAAGTGCAATGTTCCAACCCAGGATAACAAGTGGCATTTCTTTGCTGCTCGAGACAGAAAGTATCCTAATGGTGCTCGGTCAAATAGGGCAACGGTTGCTGGGTATTGGAAGTCTACTGGAAAAGACCGGGCCATTAAGGTGGATAAGCGGACCATAGGAACAAAGAAAACTTTAGTTTTTCATGAAGGTCGGCCTCCCACTGGAAAACGTACTGAGTGGATTATGCATGAATACTACatagatgagaatgaatgtcaagccTGCCCTGATATGAAG GATGCCTTTGTTCTATGTAAAGTTACTAAAAGAATTGACTGGACATCAGAGAATGGTAACGAGGTGGGCAATAATAACCCTCAGCCACAACAAGCAAATGTTGCTGCTATTTTAGCTGTCAGTGTTGAACAACCAGATACTGCTGCATCATCAATTATTGGTGATGAACTTCCAAGTGATGCTGCTACGGTAGCTATCCCTGCTCACACAACTCCAGATGGGAATGATGACCTTAAAGAATGGCTGGAAGAACTGCTTGATACCTCCTTTGATCCTTCTGCTAACACTGCAGTGGATTCTATTTCTGCTCAACTGTCTCCGGATGAACAAAATGCTGAATCATCG AACATTGGTGCTATGGCTCCGAAGGTGGAACTGGACTATGCCAGTCCTAACCAGACTGTGGTAGACGATACAGACTTCCTGTTGCCAGATGATATTCACTCCATGTTGTATCCTGGTAGTGATGACTTCACTTCATGGCAGCAAACATACTTTACGGCGGCGGATCCCTTCAGTCTGTCAAACAACTTCATGGAGGAATTTCAGATGAAAGAGCTACAGTTACCTCTGGAAAATAATGGGCCTAATCTGTATGAACCTGCTGATACTGGAATTGTAGTGCGAACACGTCATGGGGGAACATCTGCAGCCAGCGCTCCACCATACAAGGCTCGACTTCAGCAAAGTCTTGGCAGGATGGTTACGAGCAGCTCTGAATCCATCAACCAGACTATCAAGTTCGTTGACAACAACGGTCATCTTGATCTCATGACTAATGTGAAACACCAGAAGAAACATGTGCGTGATATTACTTCTGCCAGGCAGTCTGATGCAAAGAAGTGTGGAGGTCACAACAACCAAGGATTTCTCAGGGGCATCCAAAGGGCATTTAGAGGCTGTTCAGCAACAGGACTGAATATACTCGTTGCTCTTTGCATGGTTGGAGTTGCTGCAGCAATACTGCACCATGGACGTCACCGTGGTGGGATCAGTTTGTAG